CTATTCCAAAGTGACGTGCATTATCTTCAACATAGACCTTTACCTTATCGCCCTGCTTTACATCAGCTACTGAGAGAGGTTCGTCATTTGCATCAACAATTCTGATTGTTTCTGCATTTTGCAGGAGAGTCCTTATGGTTTTTCCTTCATAGTCCGCTTCTATTAAAATCAAAGGCCTTCTTTCGATTTTGCTCCTTCCAACATAAGCTGTTCTACTTTCCCCTTTTGTATTTACAATCAATACTTCGTCTCCTGCAACAAGTTCTGATAGGTATCTTGTTTTGTTTCCTGGAACCATTACATATGCCTGAACCGGCCCAGCATTTACTCTAAACGGTCTTGATGCCACATATTCACTTTCCAATGATTCTGAGTGTACTAAAAACATGGATTTTGAATATGATCCTATAAGCATTCCTTCTCCAGGTTTCATCATGTCTGTTGTATCAACACATACTCTGTCGCCAGAGCCTAAAGGTTTTACATTAGTTACAGTAGCTATTTTTAATTCATAGTTAGATTGGGATGCTTTAATAACTTCTTCAGCCATTCTTTTAGTTTGATTGAAATCATTGGCTTCAAAAATGATTCCATCAGTTCCATGTTCCAATGTCTCCAAAGCTACCTTTGCACCATCCAAGTCACGCACTGCAGCGATAATTTCCACATCTACTTTCTGCAAATCCGCTATGATATTTTCCAGGGGGATGATTGTCCAGTCAGTTCCAACCAATATTATATAGTCGACAATAGAACCTAATTTAACGGCCAGCTGTTCATGTGCCTTATCTGTAATTTTTATATAAGCACATACAGTTTTGCCTTCGCTTTTTGCCTTTTTGGCATTCGCGATGTCAGTTGAATCTGTAAAATCATCTTTTAAATCTAAAAATCCGTCTCCTTCACCATTAATGCCTACAAGATATATGTCTGCATCTTCATTGTTCGCAATGATTTTTACATTGCCTAACTTTCTGATGTTTTCTATATCATCAAAATCCAATACATGGTCGATTCCGGATTCCAATGCAGTGGTAATCATTTCTTTTTTATCTTCCCACAATTCATCAGGAGTACTAATCCAAGCGAATTTGTTTTGCATTTAACCACCTATTTTAAGAATTTCAAAGCTTCTTCAACTTCTAAATCATGGTGAACTACTTCTGCAATAGCCCTTGTAATTTTACCAGGATTTTCAGCCTGGAATAAATTACGTCCGAAAGCAACACCTGCTCCGCCAACTTCAAGTGAATCCTTCACCATATTCAACAGGTCTTCATCTGTGTCAACTTTAGGACCTCCTGCAATGACTACAGGAACGATAGCACCTTCAACAACTTCCCTAAATGAATCTGGATCACCAGTATAATTGGTTTTTACAATGTCAACTCCAAGTTCTGAACCTACACGTGCGGCATGCTTAACGAATTCCACATCATGCTCGTTTTCCACTTTTTGGCCTCTTGGATACATCATCGCTAGAAGCGGCATTCCCCAGTAGTCACAAGTCTCAGCTATTCCACCTAATTCCTGCAACATTTGACTTTCAGTTTCGCTTCCAAGGTTTACATGGATTGATACTGCATCCGCACCAAGTTGAATGGCTTTTTCCACACTTGTTACGGTTACCTTATCATTTGGATCCGGTGCAAGTGATGTACTTGCAGATAAGTGTACAATAAGACCAATGTCTTTACCGTAACCTCTGTGTCCTTGCTTTACAATACCCTTATGCATTAGTATTGCATCTGCTCCACCTTGGGAGATTTCATCAACAGTCTCGTCCATGTCTATAATTCCCGGAATCGGACCGCTAGATACACCATGGTCCATCGGTGCAATTACAGTTCTTCCAGTATTTCTGTTAATGATTCTTTCTAAACGAATCTTTTTACCTATCATATTAAAACCTCATTATTTATGAATTATATTTTCTCAATTATGGTATATAATAGTTATTGTACAGATAACGACAACAAATAAGTAAATATTATAAATTTATTAATATTATACTAATTAAATTAAACAAAAATATAATTTATTGTTGGAAACTATTATTCCATAAATGTAAATTTAGATAAAAATATACAAACAAAATTATTTTAAATTTAAAACTAATTAACTATTTTTTTAGAGAGGAAGTCCACAAATCAAATTCCTTAATTTGTGGAGGAATGCCAGAATCATGATAGCTTTCAAGATAACCTTCATTTGATGAAATATCCTCACCGCTGACACTTGCCGAATTTACAAATTCCAACAGCCCACGATTTCTGATTGCAGCATGCTTTGGTTTAAAAGTAGAAGACCAGATATAAAATACTTTAAAAACAGTGTCCGGATGATAGCCTCCACCCAAATCAATAGCAAGCACATCACAGGATTGAGTTATTTCAAACACATTAGCTATAACATCATGAAGACGAACATCACCAGAAATGAATTCAACATCCAGTTTGGCCATTTCCCCAATAGCTTCAGGGGAATTGTCAAGTGCAATGACCCTGCACCTATCTGCCAGTAGCCGGGTTGTCCCTCCAACATGACATCCCAATTCTATAACCGTATCGCCATCTTCAACCAGACCAAGTAGATTTTTCCTGTAGTCATTTATGTCGTAGCTAAGTTTAATCATAAGTTATCCCAAAATTGTTGAGTTTATCTATATGTAAGTTTTCAATGTTTAGGTTTTTGAGGGCATCTTCATCATATGCAAAGGCAAATGCAGTATTTCCAAGCATTGCCATGGAACTGCCCAAAATATCACTCGAAGAATTAAAATAATCAATTAGATTTTTAACTTCGTCTGAGATTAAATCAATCTCTTTAGAAAATTCCGCAGAAAATGTCAAAAAATTCTCCAATGTTGGTTCATCCTCAAATTTTTCAAGGAATTTTGAACCTGAAGTGGTGATTATCTCTTTAAAATGAGAATCCGAAATGATGTCCGATGTTTCAATACCTCCAAAGGTTTTCCATCCTACAAAGACATCCTCATTAAATGATTTTATCTCACCAATGCCAGGAGCACCAGGTTTGGTTCTTAAAACTAATCCATTACCAGTTTGGGCTATTACATCACCTAAACCTGCCCCCAAATTGACTTCAGCCATATGCGCAATCTGGCCGCAAAGCTCCAGCGAATATCCTAAGTTCAAGAATTCATTGATGGCCAGCGTTAAACTTAAAGCGGAAGCTGCTGATGTTCCGAAACCTGCACCTATCGGCAATTGAATGTCCTGAGTTATTCTAAAGTTACTTTCAATTTCCAAAATGGACAATACTTCATCAATTACGGTTGAATCCCCCTGATTAACATCAATCTCAAGTTCGTCAGAGGGCGAAATTGTTGTCTTTACTCCTTTGGAAAGTAAAAAGCCGGCACCGCATGATCCATTTTTCAATTTGATTTCATGGCTATTGATTGTAAAAAAGCCTGTGATGTGGCCCGGCACGAATACTGAATTTGTCATGTTAAATAATTTGTTTTCAGTTTAATTAAAATTTTTGACCAATTTCATATGCCTTTTTAAGGTCTTCCTCTTTTTCATCTGCATCGCCAATGAACTTGACGCCTGCAACCTCTAAAGTCTCTATAAATTCAAGTTCAGTGTTATTTATAAATGGTTGTGCTTCAGTGAGCTTAATATAGGTTTCATATATATCCTTGCCAGGATATGCATGAGTAATTATCATTGCGGCCTTACCATCAAATTTCTTATCCGGATTGTTGAAAATGGAATAGAACCTATCAACTATTGTCTTTGCCTGCGCTGTTATCTGTCCAAAATAGATTGGTGAAGCAAGAATTATGCTAGCTCCTTCAGCCAATTGATTGATAATTTCGGCTCCGTCATCTTCGTATCTGCAGTCTTTACCTTTTGCACAGATTTCACAGCCACTGCACGGATTAATATCTAAATTTTGCAAATAGTATTTAATCACTTCATGGCCATTGTCTTCAGCGCCTCTAATCATCTCATCCAGAACTCTATTTGTATTGCCTTTCTTTCTAGGACTTCCCTGTATAGCTAAAATTTTCATGATATAACCTCTAAATCTAATTAATTTAAAAAAAGTATTTAAAAATTACTAAAAAAATTTAAAAAAAAGTGAAAAAATGAATTATTCATTTATCCATGTTTCGACAGTATCTTTTGAATCATATACATTTGCACCTGGAATTGATAAACCCTTTTTGATTTCAGCTCCCGCACATAACTTCTTCAAATCTTTTTGTGCAAAACCAAAACCAGAACCCTCATGGGTCACGAATGCCTTAACTGTCTTATCTGTGAAATCAAGTTGTTCCAGTTGTGTAAACATAGGCATTGGAAGAGTTCCCCACCAATTTGGAAAACCAATGTAAATTGTATCATATGATGCTATATCACCTAACGCTTCTTTAATTTCAGGCCTTGCATCATCCTGCTGTTCCTTTTTAGCCACATCAATACATTTCATATAATCTTCAGGATAATCGACTATTGGTTCTACTTTGAATAAATCAGCGCCAGTAATTTCTTGTATATATTCAGCAATCACTTCAGTGTTTCCCTTTTCAATATTTTTTAGCTCGCCGCCGAAGTAGTTTTCACCACTTCTTGAAAAATAGATTATCAAATCTTTCATGATAATTCCCCATTAAGTAATATATCACAAAACTGTAAAAATAAAAAAATAAGAATAGTTAAAACTATTCCTTAATAGATCTGGCCAATTCTGCACCCTTTTCAAATGCTTCGGCAAGCACATCTTCATCAGGTACAAACAACACATCTAAAGTATCGCTTACAGTGAAACCTGCCTCTTCCAAATCTCTTTCGAGTTTTTTAACAGCTCCACCACCCCATCCTTTAGATGAGAATATTAAAGCATTTTTCTCGCTGCCTGTTCCTTTAAAGTTGACACAATCCAACCAATACATCATGTTTCCGATTCTAGGGAATGGCTTGTTCATCATGGTAGGGGCACCAAGTGCTATGGCTTTAGAATCTAAAATATCGGTAATTACATCATCAGGACCGTCTTCCTGCATAAAGTACATTACGGCTTCAACACCTTCACTCATAATTCCTTCAGCAATTTGGAAGGCTAGTTTTTCAGTTGAATGATGCATTGTATCATAAATGATTGTGATTTTATCCTTGCATATGCCGGATCCCCATTCACCATATTTTTCTACAATTGGAGCAGGGTTTTTCCAGATTTGACCGTGGCATGGCGCAATCATTTTAATGTCATTAATCAAACCGGTATTTGTCAATTCATCCAGTTTCATCCTAAGCATTGGAGAACCTAATGTTACAAGATTTGCATAATATTTTTGCGCTTCCCTAAGCAAGTGGTCTAAAGAATAATCCTCATCAAATCTTTTTGAATAAGCCACATGCTGTCCGAATGCATCATTTGAAAATAGAATTCCATCTTCGGCAAGCAAAGTGAACATGCTGTCAGGCCAGTGCAACATTGGAGCGGATATGAATTTTAAGGTTCTGCCACCGATATCAAGTTCATCACCTGTTTGAACAGCATTCATTTCTAAATCTGAGAAATTATGATATTGTGCTTCCAAGAATTTAATACAGTTAGCAGAAGCATATATTTCTGCATCAGGATTATATTCTTCAATTGTTTGTCTTAAAAAAGTGGAATGATCCATTTCAGAGTGGTTTTGAACAAATACATCGATTTTGAAATCTTTTCCTTCTTGAGCGAAAGCGTCTTTTACTCTTGCATCAAACTGTTCAAACATTCCTCTATAAACATTATCTATCAATACAGTTTTTTCTTCACCAAATACTAGATAAGCATTGTAGGTAGTGCCTGGAATGCCATATCCATGGAAGGTTCTACTGTTCCAGTGAATAACACCAACCCAGTATACACCGTCAGCTATCTTTACTGCTTTAGCTTTCATATTATAACCTCAAATATTTAAGTTATATAAATTTATATCAAATGTGATATATATAATATTATATTTACTAAAAGGAGTTATTATTTTGAATAAAAGAATCGATTTACATATGCACAGTTTATTCAGCGATGGAGAATTATTGCCATCCGAACTTGCAAGAAGAGCCTTAAAACTAAATCATGAAGTCATAGCCATTACAGACCATGTTGATTACTCCAATGTTGACACAATTACAGCCATCCAGGATGCAATTGATGACATTAATGCGAATTGGGACATCACTGTTGTTCTGGGCGCTGAAGTAACACATGCCCCATGCGAGTCAATCGACGGAATCGCTGCAAAAGCAAAGGATTTAGGAGCAGAAATCATTGTCGTGCATGGTGAAACATTAAACGAGCCTGTCACCCCCGGAACCAATAGGGCTGCAGTAGAGTCAAGCCATGTTGACATACTTGGACATCCAGGATTGATAACAGTTGAAGAAGCAGAAATCGCAAAAGAAAACGGCATTTATCTAGAAATTTCTGCCCGTAAGGGACACTGTCTTGGAAATGGCCATGTGGCAAACGTTGCTCGTGAAGTCGGAAACAAACTACTGGTAAACACAGACACACACTCACCGGACAACATCATCACTTTTGAAAAGTCCTATGAAATTGCTAGAGGTGCAGGACTAAGCAATGAAGAAGCTATTAAAGCAATCGTTGACAATCCACGTGAACTTCTAAAAAGCAAAGGAATTTTATGAAAGCATCAAAACTTTTAAAAATCATTCAAAAGGATTTGAAAGATTATCCCATCGATTACTTGAGAAATAAGGTAACTGATGAGCGATACAAAGACCCCCTCACCAAAAAACTTGCAAAATACAACTCCGGCGTCTATGACGACATATATGCTACAGAAATAATCGATGATTTTGATATTAAGGACAATGTAATCAAAAATATGCGCTCAGATATAGGCTATTATTTCGATACCTATGCAGGCGGTGATGAGCAAACCAAACGGTTCACCGAGAACATTTCACTCTTTTTAGCACTAATCGATAAAAAACCGCTTCATCCATACAGTGAAGATAAAAGCGATGATGTGTATTACTTTAATGGAGATTACTACTGTAAAGGACGGATCAAATACATCCACGACAAAAGATCCTTATGCAAATATTGTATTTGTAAAAATGTAGGGTTTAGTGGCTTGTTTTAATTATTTCAATACTTTATATGTTAAAATTAAATCCTTACCCAATGAATAAGAGCCAACTAGCTCCAATCTTACAGCTTCATCCATTGTGTCAAAGCCTTCACCGTCAAAGAAAGTCTTTGCATTAGCACCCCCAACCACCATAGGAGCAACGCAAATTCTTATCTCATCAATAAGTCCTGCTTTAATCATGGAAAAGTTTAAAGTTGATCCGCCTTCAAGCATCAGCTTCTCGATTCCTTCCTCATGAAGATAACTCATTAGAGAGCTTAAATCCACCCTTTTATCCCCACTCCAGAAAAACTTCACTCCTCTTTTTTTGAATGTTTCATACCTATCAGAAACCATAAAATCATATTTATATTCATTGGCGCCTGCAATTATTGTTTTTGCATCTTTATTTGTGATTCTTGCGGCAATTGGAGTCCTGCATTTACTGTCGACTACTATCCGAACAGGATTATCCTCTGGATTTGCGTCAACCTTGTGAACTGTTAGTCTTGGATCATCAGCAAGCACTGTTCCGATTCCAACCATTATCCCATCGCAGTCCTTTCTAATTTCATGAACCCTTTTTAAATCCTCTTCACCCGAAATATTTGAACTTCCGGTTTGAGTAGCAATCTTGCCGTCTAATGTCATGGCAGCATTTAAAATTACATATGGCCTCATTATTTCACCTTATATATGATAGAACAGCTCCTTTATTTGCAAGAAGTTCATCAATGTTTTATTTTCAAGCATTCCCGGCATTATCAATGCAACAATAATACCCAATATTCCAAAAACAATACCTATTGCC
This genomic interval from Methanobrevibacter sp. contains the following:
- a CDS encoding 3-dehydroquinate synthase II, with the protein product MQNKFAWISTPDELWEDKKEMITTALESGIDHVLDFDDIENIRKLGNVKIIANNEDADIYLVGINGEGDGFLDLKDDFTDSTDIANAKKAKSEGKTVCAYIKITDKAHEQLAVKLGSIVDYIILVGTDWTIIPLENIIADLQKVDVEIIAAVRDLDGAKVALETLEHGTDGIIFEANDFNQTKRMAEEVIKASQSNYELKIATVTNVKPLGSGDRVCVDTTDMMKPGEGMLIGSYSKSMFLVHSESLESEYVASRPFRVNAGPVQAYVMVPGNKTRYLSELVAGDEVLIVNTKGESRTAYVGRSKIERRPLILIEADYEGKTIRTLLQNAETIRIVDANDEPLSVADVKQGDKVKVYVEDNARHFGIAIDETIIEQ
- a CDS encoding 2-amino-3,7-dideoxy-D-threo-hept-6-ulosonate synthase, which gives rise to MIGKKIRLERIINRNTGRTVIAPMDHGVSSGPIPGIIDMDETVDEISQGGADAILMHKGIVKQGHRGYGKDIGLIVHLSASTSLAPDPNDKVTVTSVEKAIQLGADAVSIHVNLGSETESQMLQELGGIAETCDYWGMPLLAMMYPRGQKVENEHDVEFVKHAARVGSELGVDIVKTNYTGDPDSFREVVEGAIVPVVIAGGPKVDTDEDLLNMVKDSLEVGGAGVAFGRNLFQAENPGKITRAIAEVVHHDLEVEEALKFLK
- a CDS encoding trans-aconitate 2-methyltransferase — protein: MIKLSYDINDYRKNLLGLVEDGDTVIELGCHVGGTTRLLADRCRVIALDNSPEAIGEMAKLDVEFISGDVRLHDVIANVFEITQSCDVLAIDLGGGYHPDTVFKVFYIWSSTFKPKHAAIRNRGLLEFVNSASVSGEDISSNEGYLESYHDSGIPPQIKEFDLWTSSLKK
- a CDS encoding pantoate kinase, which translates into the protein MTNSVFVPGHITGFFTINSHEIKLKNGSCGAGFLLSKGVKTTISPSDELEIDVNQGDSTVIDEVLSILEIESNFRITQDIQLPIGAGFGTSAASALSLTLAINEFLNLGYSLELCGQIAHMAEVNLGAGLGDVIAQTGNGLVLRTKPGAPGIGEIKSFNEDVFVGWKTFGGIETSDIISDSHFKEIITTSGSKFLEKFEDEPTLENFLTFSAEFSKEIDLISDEVKNLIDYFNSSSDILGSSMAMLGNTAFAFAYDEDALKNLNIENLHIDKLNNFGITYD
- a CDS encoding flavodoxin family protein; this translates as MKILAIQGSPRKKGNTNRVLDEMIRGAEDNGHEVIKYYLQNLDINPCSGCEICAKGKDCRYEDDGAEIINQLAEGASIILASPIYFGQITAQAKTIVDRFYSIFNNPDKKFDGKAAMIITHAYPGKDIYETYIKLTEAQPFINNTELEFIETLEVAGVKFIGDADEKEEDLKKAYEIGQKF
- a CDS encoding flavodoxin, translating into MKDLIIYFSRSGENYFGGELKNIEKGNTEVIAEYIQEITGADLFKVEPIVDYPEDYMKCIDVAKKEQQDDARPEIKEALGDIASYDTIYIGFPNWWGTLPMPMFTQLEQLDFTDKTVKAFVTHEGSGFGFAQKDLKKLCAGAEIKKGLSIPGANVYDSKDTVETWINE
- a CDS encoding FprA family A-type flavoprotein — translated: MKAKAVKIADGVYWVGVIHWNSRTFHGYGIPGTTYNAYLVFGEEKTVLIDNVYRGMFEQFDARVKDAFAQEGKDFKIDVFVQNHSEMDHSTFLRQTIEEYNPDAEIYASANCIKFLEAQYHNFSDLEMNAVQTGDELDIGGRTLKFISAPMLHWPDSMFTLLAEDGILFSNDAFGQHVAYSKRFDEDYSLDHLLREAQKYYANLVTLGSPMLRMKLDELTNTGLINDIKMIAPCHGQIWKNPAPIVEKYGEWGSGICKDKITIIYDTMHHSTEKLAFQIAEGIMSEGVEAVMYFMQEDGPDDVITDILDSKAIALGAPTMMNKPFPRIGNMMYWLDCVNFKGTGSEKNALIFSSKGWGGGAVKKLERDLEEAGFTVSDTLDVLFVPDEDVLAEAFEKGAELARSIKE
- a CDS encoding histidinol phosphate phosphatase domain-containing protein, producing MNKRIDLHMHSLFSDGELLPSELARRALKLNHEVIAITDHVDYSNVDTITAIQDAIDDINANWDITVVLGAEVTHAPCESIDGIAAKAKDLGAEIIVVHGETLNEPVTPGTNRAAVESSHVDILGHPGLITVEEAEIAKENGIYLEISARKGHCLGNGHVANVAREVGNKLLVNTDTHSPDNIITFEKSYEIARGAGLSNEEAIKAIVDNPRELLKSKGIL
- a CDS encoding DUF2115 family protein: MKASKLLKIIQKDLKDYPIDYLRNKVTDERYKDPLTKKLAKYNSGVYDDIYATEIIDDFDIKDNVIKNMRSDIGYYFDTYAGGDEQTKRFTENISLFLALIDKKPLHPYSEDKSDDVYYFNGDYYCKGRIKYIHDKRSLCKYCICKNVGFSGLF
- a CDS encoding 2,5-diamino-6-(ribosylamino)-4(3H)-pyrimidinone 5'-phosphate reductase, giving the protein MRPYVILNAAMTLDGKIATQTGSSNISGEEDLKRVHEIRKDCDGIMVGIGTVLADDPRLTVHKVDANPEDNPVRIVVDSKCRTPIAARITNKDAKTIIAGANEYKYDFMVSDRYETFKKRGVKFFWSGDKRVDLSSLMSYLHEEGIEKLMLEGGSTLNFSMIKAGLIDEIRICVAPMVVGGANAKTFFDGEGFDTMDEAVRLELVGSYSLGKDLILTYKVLK